Proteins encoded together in one Mugil cephalus isolate CIBA_MC_2020 chromosome 16, CIBA_Mcephalus_1.1, whole genome shotgun sequence window:
- the osbpl7 gene encoding oxysterol-binding protein-related protein 7 isoform X2, translating into MDSHGPSLNRSQSLASGLEKTSPTWTKPAHSRSSSTLSSRHSRQIIKDWEVIEDLQTDMQAGGDNLQDMTTPGICEGYLLKRRKWPLKGWHKRYFVLEAGILRYSKHQQDVSRGRVQGSLDISLAVMSINKKSNRIDLDAGDILYHMKAKSHELFYIWVTKLQAHRLFKKNEAAHAHTGFPQTLSHSPAAGESQRNGDLSSTGMADLAGASGVLPSANTAVNSKVSAWLQQSHNPDTCVQELNRCHLDLSELNRLIQRLQALEVGQAFSNGELQRIISIQNLSLEKPKKPKSGKIWGHSRTLSRVEALGMLSSSHLNTSSHLGASVPSIPDYVYSQLSPPTVTSPEGKKIQQDICAMSLRVLASLKSVHETLSQERQKLQEVLETNNIHQSNTLADPAAVRHPSHGPPSVADSAAEYFDASDDILCGSSSEVSDESGLSDGSTTNSEPEEGHASATRKYRASISRTPNSAVPKSTGRRTKLPAHCPDNSHVGLMAILYNNIGKDLARVSMPAALNEPVNLLQRLCEELEYSELLDTASNTPDPYQRMVYIAAFAISGYSTAAFRNRYKPFNPVLGETYECVREDRGFRLISEQVCHHPPISACHADSENFSFWQDQRWKNKFWGKSLEILPTGMVNVTLPRYGDHYEWNKVVTCIHNVLSQQRYLEHYGEVTIRNLASSVCTCKITFVKSRYWGSDTIKNEVQGTVLDQSGSVIHRFGGLWHEGIFCDTLPTPKCIWKPNPQPKDHQLYYGFSTFAMELNELTPDLKTLLPPTDTRLRPDQRMLEEGKVEEADKKKDILEEFQRERRKELSKRGEEHVPRFFKKARDSCGRDVWLTNGTYWGLRENPGFANTDNTILW; encoded by the exons ATGGACTCACATGGACCGTCCCTCAACCGCAGCCAATCGCTGGCGAGTGGCCTAGAAAAGACTTCACCGACGTGGACCAAGCCAGCCCACTCTCGGAGCAGCAGCACTCTGTCATCTCGCCACTCCAGACAG ATTATCAAAGACTGGGAAGTGATTGAGGACCTTCAGACAGACATGCAGGCGGGTGGTGACAATCTTCAGGACATGACCACTCCGGGGATCTGTGAAGGATATCTTCTCAAGAGGAGGAAGTGGCCTCTGAAAGGTTGGCACAAG CGATACTTTGTCTTGGAAGCTGGAATCCTACGCTACTCCAAACACCAACAAGAT GTCTCCAGGGGACGAGTCCAGGGCTCGCTGGACATTAGTCTTGCTGTAATGTCAATAAACAAGAAGTCAAATCGCATTGACTTGGATGCAGGCGACATTCTCTATCATATGAAG GCGAAGAGCCACGAACTCTTCTACATCTGGGTAACAAAGCTACAAGCGCACCGCCTGTTCAAGAAAAATGAGGCAGCCCATGCCCACACTGGCTTCCCCCAGACTTTGTCTCACTCACCAGCTGCTGGAGAATCTCAGAGAAATGGAGATTTG AGCTCCACGGGGATGGCAGATTTGGCTGGGGCATCAGGGGTGCTGCCCTCAGCTAACACCGCAGTGAACAGTAAGGTGTCTGCCTGGCTGCAGCAAAGCCACAACCCAGACACCTGTGTTCAag AGTTGAACCGTTGTCATTTGGACCTTTCTGAGCTAAACCGCTTAATCCAGAGGCTACAGGCGCTGGAGGTCGGCCAGGCTTTCTCTAACGGAGAACTGCAGCGCATCATCAGCATACAG AATCTCTCACTGGAGAAGCCCAAGAAGCCAAAGTCGGGGAAGATTTGGGGCCACTCCCGCACACTGTCCAGAGTGGAGGCCCTGGGAATG CTGTCCTCCAGTCACCTGAACACCTCGTCCCACCTCGGTGCATCAGTCCCCTCCATCCCCGACTACGTCTACTCTCAGCTGTCTCCTCCCACTGTCACGTCGCCCGAGGGCAAGAAAATCCAGCAGGACATCTGCGCCATGTCACTACGAG tgCTCGCCTCCCTGAAATCAGTGCATGAGACTCTATCTCAGGAGAGACAGAAACTGCAGGAGGTCTTGGAAACCAACAACATCCACCAGTCCAACACATTAGCTGAT CCTGCGGCGGTGAGGCACCCGTCCCACGGGCCTCCTTCGGTTGCAGACTCTGCTGCGGAGTATTTTGACGCCAGCGATGACATCCTCTGTGGCAGCTCCTCTGAGGTGTCTGACGAGTCGGGACTTAGCGATGGAAGCACAACCAACTCAGAGCCAGAGGAAGGACATG CATCGGCGACGAGGAAGTACCGTGCCAGCATTTCACGAACTCCAAACAGCGCTGTCCCCAAGTCCACGGGGCGCCGAACAAAACTTCCTGCTCACTGTCCCGATAACAGCCACGTGGGCCTCATGGCTATCCTCTACAACAACATAG GTAAAGACTTGGCTCGCGTGTCCATGCCGGCTGCTCTCAACGAGCCTGTCAACCTGCTGCAGCGGCTGTGTGAAGAGCTGGAGTACAGCGAGCTGCTGGATACGGCCAGCAACACACCAGACCCCTACCAGAGAATG GTGTACATTGCTGCCTTCGCCATCTCTGGTTACTCCACTGCAGCGTTCAGAAACCGCTACAAGCCCTTCAACCCGGTGCTGGGGGAGACCTACGAGTGCGTCAGGGAGGACAGAGGTTTCCGCCTCATCAGTGAGCAG GTCTGCCACCATCCGCCCATCTCTGCCTGCCATGCGGACTCAGAAAACTTCTCGTTTTGGCAAG AccaaagatggaaaaataaattctgGGGGAAGTCACTGGAGATCCTGCCAACAGGAATGGTGAATGTGACTCTTCCCAg GTATGGAGACCACTACGAGTGGAACAAAGTAGTCACCTGCATCCATAATGTGCTCAGCCAGCAGCGATATCTGGAGCACTACGGAGAGGTGACCATCCGAAACCTCGCAAGCAGTGTCTGCACTTGCAAGATAACTTTCGTCAAG TCTCGCTATTGGGGCTCAGACACGATCAAGAACGAGGTGCAGGGCACGGTGCTGGACCAGAGTGGGAGCGTCATTCACCGGTTCGGTGGTCTGTGGCACGAGGGCATCTTCTGTGACACACTGCCGACTCCAAAATGTATCTGGAAGCCAA ATCCCCAGCCTAAGGATCACCAGCTGTACTACGGCTTCTCCACCTTCGCCATGGAGCTGAATGAACTCACCCCTGACCTGAAGACTCTCCTGCCTCCTACAGACACCCGCCTGCGCCCAGACCAAAG AATGCTCGAGGAGGGAAAAGTGGAGGaagcagacaaaaagaaagacattttagAGGAATTCCAGAGGGAGCGGAGAAAAGAGCTCTCCAAAAGGGGCGAAGAGCATGTTCCCCGATTTTTCAA gaAAGCCAGAGACTCCTGTGGACGGGATGTTTGGTTGACGAATGGGACTTACTGGGGGCTCAGAGAGAATCCAGGCTTTGCTAACACTGACAACACGATTCTGTGGTGA
- the osbpl7 gene encoding oxysterol-binding protein-related protein 7 isoform X1, with product MDSHGPSLNRSQSLASGLEKTSPTWTKPAHSRSSSTLSSRHSRQIIKDWEVIEDLQTDMQAGGDNLQDMTTPGICEGYLLKRRKWPLKGWHKRYFVLEAGILRYSKHQQDVSRGRVQGSLDISLAVMSINKKSNRIDLDAGDILYHMKAKSHELFYIWVTKLQAHRLFKKNEAAHAHTGFPQTLSHSPAAGESQRNGDLSSTGMADLAGASGVLPSANTAVNSKVSAWLQQSHNPDTCVQELNRCHLDLSELNRLIQRLQALEVGQAFSNGELQRIISIQNLSLEKPKKPKSGKIWGHSRTLSRVEALGMPIRGITKSLSSSHLNTSSHLGASVPSIPDYVYSQLSPPTVTSPEGKKIQQDICAMSLRVLASLKSVHETLSQERQKLQEVLETNNIHQSNTLADPAAVRHPSHGPPSVADSAAEYFDASDDILCGSSSEVSDESGLSDGSTTNSEPEEGHASATRKYRASISRTPNSAVPKSTGRRTKLPAHCPDNSHVGLMAILYNNIGKDLARVSMPAALNEPVNLLQRLCEELEYSELLDTASNTPDPYQRMVYIAAFAISGYSTAAFRNRYKPFNPVLGETYECVREDRGFRLISEQVCHHPPISACHADSENFSFWQDQRWKNKFWGKSLEILPTGMVNVTLPRYGDHYEWNKVVTCIHNVLSQQRYLEHYGEVTIRNLASSVCTCKITFVKSRYWGSDTIKNEVQGTVLDQSGSVIHRFGGLWHEGIFCDTLPTPKCIWKPNPQPKDHQLYYGFSTFAMELNELTPDLKTLLPPTDTRLRPDQRMLEEGKVEEADKKKDILEEFQRERRKELSKRGEEHVPRFFKKARDSCGRDVWLTNGTYWGLRENPGFANTDNTILW from the exons ATGGACTCACATGGACCGTCCCTCAACCGCAGCCAATCGCTGGCGAGTGGCCTAGAAAAGACTTCACCGACGTGGACCAAGCCAGCCCACTCTCGGAGCAGCAGCACTCTGTCATCTCGCCACTCCAGACAG ATTATCAAAGACTGGGAAGTGATTGAGGACCTTCAGACAGACATGCAGGCGGGTGGTGACAATCTTCAGGACATGACCACTCCGGGGATCTGTGAAGGATATCTTCTCAAGAGGAGGAAGTGGCCTCTGAAAGGTTGGCACAAG CGATACTTTGTCTTGGAAGCTGGAATCCTACGCTACTCCAAACACCAACAAGAT GTCTCCAGGGGACGAGTCCAGGGCTCGCTGGACATTAGTCTTGCTGTAATGTCAATAAACAAGAAGTCAAATCGCATTGACTTGGATGCAGGCGACATTCTCTATCATATGAAG GCGAAGAGCCACGAACTCTTCTACATCTGGGTAACAAAGCTACAAGCGCACCGCCTGTTCAAGAAAAATGAGGCAGCCCATGCCCACACTGGCTTCCCCCAGACTTTGTCTCACTCACCAGCTGCTGGAGAATCTCAGAGAAATGGAGATTTG AGCTCCACGGGGATGGCAGATTTGGCTGGGGCATCAGGGGTGCTGCCCTCAGCTAACACCGCAGTGAACAGTAAGGTGTCTGCCTGGCTGCAGCAAAGCCACAACCCAGACACCTGTGTTCAag AGTTGAACCGTTGTCATTTGGACCTTTCTGAGCTAAACCGCTTAATCCAGAGGCTACAGGCGCTGGAGGTCGGCCAGGCTTTCTCTAACGGAGAACTGCAGCGCATCATCAGCATACAG AATCTCTCACTGGAGAAGCCCAAGAAGCCAAAGTCGGGGAAGATTTGGGGCCACTCCCGCACACTGTCCAGAGTGGAGGCCCTGGGAATG CCTATTCGTGGGATTACTAAATCG CTGTCCTCCAGTCACCTGAACACCTCGTCCCACCTCGGTGCATCAGTCCCCTCCATCCCCGACTACGTCTACTCTCAGCTGTCTCCTCCCACTGTCACGTCGCCCGAGGGCAAGAAAATCCAGCAGGACATCTGCGCCATGTCACTACGAG tgCTCGCCTCCCTGAAATCAGTGCATGAGACTCTATCTCAGGAGAGACAGAAACTGCAGGAGGTCTTGGAAACCAACAACATCCACCAGTCCAACACATTAGCTGAT CCTGCGGCGGTGAGGCACCCGTCCCACGGGCCTCCTTCGGTTGCAGACTCTGCTGCGGAGTATTTTGACGCCAGCGATGACATCCTCTGTGGCAGCTCCTCTGAGGTGTCTGACGAGTCGGGACTTAGCGATGGAAGCACAACCAACTCAGAGCCAGAGGAAGGACATG CATCGGCGACGAGGAAGTACCGTGCCAGCATTTCACGAACTCCAAACAGCGCTGTCCCCAAGTCCACGGGGCGCCGAACAAAACTTCCTGCTCACTGTCCCGATAACAGCCACGTGGGCCTCATGGCTATCCTCTACAACAACATAG GTAAAGACTTGGCTCGCGTGTCCATGCCGGCTGCTCTCAACGAGCCTGTCAACCTGCTGCAGCGGCTGTGTGAAGAGCTGGAGTACAGCGAGCTGCTGGATACGGCCAGCAACACACCAGACCCCTACCAGAGAATG GTGTACATTGCTGCCTTCGCCATCTCTGGTTACTCCACTGCAGCGTTCAGAAACCGCTACAAGCCCTTCAACCCGGTGCTGGGGGAGACCTACGAGTGCGTCAGGGAGGACAGAGGTTTCCGCCTCATCAGTGAGCAG GTCTGCCACCATCCGCCCATCTCTGCCTGCCATGCGGACTCAGAAAACTTCTCGTTTTGGCAAG AccaaagatggaaaaataaattctgGGGGAAGTCACTGGAGATCCTGCCAACAGGAATGGTGAATGTGACTCTTCCCAg GTATGGAGACCACTACGAGTGGAACAAAGTAGTCACCTGCATCCATAATGTGCTCAGCCAGCAGCGATATCTGGAGCACTACGGAGAGGTGACCATCCGAAACCTCGCAAGCAGTGTCTGCACTTGCAAGATAACTTTCGTCAAG TCTCGCTATTGGGGCTCAGACACGATCAAGAACGAGGTGCAGGGCACGGTGCTGGACCAGAGTGGGAGCGTCATTCACCGGTTCGGTGGTCTGTGGCACGAGGGCATCTTCTGTGACACACTGCCGACTCCAAAATGTATCTGGAAGCCAA ATCCCCAGCCTAAGGATCACCAGCTGTACTACGGCTTCTCCACCTTCGCCATGGAGCTGAATGAACTCACCCCTGACCTGAAGACTCTCCTGCCTCCTACAGACACCCGCCTGCGCCCAGACCAAAG AATGCTCGAGGAGGGAAAAGTGGAGGaagcagacaaaaagaaagacattttagAGGAATTCCAGAGGGAGCGGAGAAAAGAGCTCTCCAAAAGGGGCGAAGAGCATGTTCCCCGATTTTTCAA gaAAGCCAGAGACTCCTGTGGACGGGATGTTTGGTTGACGAATGGGACTTACTGGGGGCTCAGAGAGAATCCAGGCTTTGCTAACACTGACAACACGATTCTGTGGTGA